The following proteins are encoded in a genomic region of Synechococcus sp. ROS8604:
- a CDS encoding GMC oxidoreductase yields the protein MPLKPFEAIVIGSGATGGVAAQTLAEAGVRVLVVETGPDLSAQEALGSEPSNSMRRVRGLLSGKHRLQAQHPGYWKHNPLLYADEQRYPYSTPNDQPFLWTQGRQVGGRSLTWGGITLRLSDLEFKAAERDGHGSSWPISHQDLDPHYSALERQFAVHGNRDGLAQLPDGCTTAPLSFTPEEEQLARDLQDSTDIKMIHSRGFSAHQPSAECPWPPSSSPGSSLSAALSTGRVEVLSGHLAERLLMNGDQSRARGVVVIDQRNGERMALEAALVVLCASTIASLRFLLLSEGSAPEGGFQDPSASLGRHLMDHVSTCRFFAVPSRSGRQPLQDQDPTSQLSGAGSFFLPFGSLPPQRDGLLPFSRGYGLWGAINRFDPPWWLKRNPECRLGFLIGHGEVLPSAQNRVTLSESVDRWGVPIPHISCRWGANETAMVAHMHKMMAEAIALGGGEIQPLTNLVKMPLIEPVVSNMEAMKAGAPPPGYYVHELGGAPMGSDENNSVVDAWNRLWRCPNVLVVDGSCWPSSAWQSPTLTMMALTRRACLQVLRPQSA from the coding sequence GTGCCGCTGAAACCCTTCGAAGCCATCGTGATCGGTTCAGGTGCAACCGGAGGCGTAGCCGCCCAAACGCTCGCTGAAGCAGGGGTCCGTGTCCTGGTGGTGGAAACAGGACCCGACCTCAGCGCTCAAGAGGCCTTGGGGAGCGAACCCAGCAACAGCATGAGACGGGTTCGCGGCCTTCTCAGCGGAAAGCATCGGCTTCAGGCCCAGCACCCCGGCTACTGGAAACACAATCCACTGCTCTATGCCGATGAGCAGCGCTATCCGTATTCCACACCAAACGATCAACCTTTTCTCTGGACTCAAGGACGCCAGGTTGGAGGCAGAAGTTTGACCTGGGGTGGAATCACCCTTCGACTCTCAGACCTGGAATTTAAAGCTGCAGAGCGTGATGGCCACGGGTCCTCCTGGCCGATTTCCCATCAAGACCTTGATCCGCATTATTCCGCTTTGGAACGGCAATTTGCTGTTCATGGCAACAGAGATGGACTAGCGCAGCTCCCAGATGGTTGCACCACCGCTCCCCTGAGCTTCACCCCAGAGGAAGAACAGCTGGCGAGGGACCTCCAAGACTCGACTGACATCAAGATGATTCACTCCCGTGGGTTTTCAGCACATCAACCGTCCGCAGAGTGTCCATGGCCCCCATCAAGCAGTCCGGGAAGCAGTCTCAGCGCAGCCCTCTCCACTGGACGCGTGGAAGTGCTGTCAGGGCACCTGGCAGAACGCCTACTGATGAACGGCGATCAAAGTCGTGCCCGCGGAGTCGTTGTGATCGATCAACGCAACGGTGAGCGCATGGCTTTGGAGGCAGCTTTGGTGGTTCTCTGCGCTTCCACCATTGCCTCGCTGCGATTTCTATTGCTCTCAGAGGGCTCAGCACCAGAAGGAGGCTTTCAGGATCCCTCAGCCAGCCTGGGGCGTCACTTGATGGATCACGTCTCAACCTGCCGCTTCTTTGCCGTTCCAAGCAGGAGTGGGCGTCAACCTCTCCAAGACCAAGACCCCACCAGCCAATTGTCGGGGGCTGGAAGTTTTTTCCTTCCCTTTGGGAGTCTTCCACCACAACGCGACGGGCTTCTCCCATTTTCAAGAGGGTATGGACTTTGGGGCGCAATCAATCGCTTTGATCCGCCTTGGTGGTTAAAAAGGAATCCCGAATGTCGCTTGGGTTTTCTGATTGGTCACGGGGAAGTGCTCCCGTCTGCTCAAAACCGGGTCACCTTGTCGGAATCAGTCGATCGCTGGGGCGTTCCCATCCCGCATATCAGCTGCCGATGGGGAGCAAACGAAACAGCGATGGTGGCTCACATGCACAAAATGATGGCTGAGGCCATTGCTCTTGGGGGAGGAGAGATTCAACCGCTTACCAATCTTGTCAAGATGCCGCTTATCGAACCTGTTGTCAGCAACATGGAGGCCATGAAGGCAGGCGCTCCTCCGCCTGGATACTACGTGCATGAGCTGGGTGGAGCTCCGATGGGCAGCGATGAGAACAACAGCGTTGTGGATGCCTGGAATCGCCTCTGGCGCTGTCCAAACGTATTGGTCGTTGACGGCTCCTGTTGGCCCTCTTCAGCGTGGCAAAGTCCAACGTTGACGATGATGGCCCTTACGAGGAGAGCTTGTTTGCAGGTGCTCAGACCTCAGAGCGCGTAA
- a CDS encoding DUF3386 domain-containing protein, translated as MTTTSATVIAPGSDCRDAFRAAYQNRYTWDPGFAGYSGRCIWLQGDRSVEGTFRVGADLKAKVEGVTDAEVEKAFASQLWEVCIHRVRRTFEQTHSENTFTAGDCTDEGLEIIIGGKGQGDKYRIKDDVVTMVHRHIHGTVVTIHTKSTTDTGMGYLSHTYTSEYADPSTGKSKGGINTFEDLFVPLDANGPWVLASRRVTTASFDGQDASEQTFLFEDLHALT; from the coding sequence TTGACCACGACCTCCGCGACAGTTATCGCTCCAGGCAGCGATTGCCGGGACGCTTTTCGTGCTGCTTATCAAAACCGCTACACCTGGGATCCAGGATTTGCTGGATATTCAGGTCGTTGCATTTGGCTACAAGGTGATCGCTCTGTTGAAGGGACTTTCCGTGTTGGTGCTGATTTAAAAGCGAAGGTTGAGGGGGTCACTGATGCTGAAGTTGAGAAGGCATTCGCCTCGCAATTGTGGGAAGTTTGTATTCATCGCGTCCGCCGCACATTTGAACAGACCCATTCAGAGAATACATTCACCGCTGGGGATTGCACCGATGAAGGCCTCGAAATCATCATTGGTGGGAAAGGTCAGGGCGATAAGTACCGTATTAAAGATGATGTTGTGACGATGGTTCACCGTCACATTCACGGAACGGTGGTAACCATTCATACCAAGAGTACAACCGATACGGGTATGGGATATCTCAGCCACACCTACACCAGTGAGTACGCTGATCCCAGCACAGGAAAGAGTAAAGGCGGAATTAACACCTTTGAGGATCTGTTTGTTCCCTTAGATGCAAATGGACCTTGGGTCCTTGCATCGCGTCGAGTGACGACAGCGTCCTTTGATGGTCAGGATGCATCTGAGCAGACCTTCCTGTTCGAGGACTTGCACGCTCTGACGTAA
- a CDS encoding DUF3318 domain-containing protein: MSELQRLKGLLPPEMQSWVFVEAAAAVEPALITLEEIGRDEVEIQVDLDQWDSFALDHRNLLFWHEVGRIQNDTIPRDGWEMAALAIGLGGAIGELWVQDGLLLFMALGLSGFAGYRLYLKNNAEKRLRDAIAADERAIDLACRFGYSVPNSYKSLGGALKELVEQTRKKKKRSFYEDRLEALRKSAGKARAEMAQQQGSNQSVTSENVYG; encoded by the coding sequence ATGAGTGAGCTCCAGCGACTGAAAGGGTTGCTGCCACCAGAGATGCAGAGCTGGGTGTTCGTGGAAGCTGCTGCTGCTGTGGAACCTGCTCTGATCACGCTTGAAGAGATCGGCAGAGATGAGGTCGAGATTCAGGTGGATCTCGACCAATGGGACAGCTTCGCTCTCGATCACAGAAACCTGCTGTTTTGGCACGAAGTCGGTCGCATCCAAAACGACACCATCCCCAGAGATGGATGGGAAATGGCTGCTCTGGCTATTGGCCTGGGCGGCGCGATTGGTGAGCTTTGGGTCCAGGACGGCCTGCTGTTGTTCATGGCCCTTGGCTTGTCCGGGTTTGCCGGCTATCGCCTGTATCTCAAAAACAATGCCGAGAAGCGTCTTCGTGATGCGATCGCGGCAGATGAGCGGGCGATTGATCTGGCTTGCCGCTTTGGCTACAGCGTTCCGAACTCATACAAAAGCTTGGGTGGGGCCCTCAAAGAGTTAGTGGAGCAGACACGCAAAAAGAAAAAGCGGAGTTTTTACGAAGATCGGCTGGAAGCCCTCCGCAAAAGTGCAGGCAAAGCAAGAGCTGAAATGGCTCAGCAACAAGGCTCCAATCAATCCGTTACCAGCGAGAACGTTTATGGATAG
- a CDS encoding asparaginase, whose protein sequence is MTLSSGYGRSSRNSSCPAFEVVLKRGSSVESIHRVHAVVCDAKGRILMKAGRADHETFVRSALKPFQALPALSSGASGSYDFGDRGLAISCSSHAGTAEHAREAFRLLWNAQLEPDALHCPIPTWGHSPLEHNCSGKHAAFLATSRKMGWPLESYLQGDHPLQQEINRRVGEILGLPPQELVAERDDCGAPTLLLQLSQIALLYAHLGASTHAELEQISRAMLAHPKLVAGEGRFDTELMSRSHQQVISKGGAEGVQCLSRTGDGLGVAIKVEDGSRRAKQAVALHLLRQLDWITQGSLDELEDKMLIIGPGLRLEVKGELRA, encoded by the coding sequence ATGACCCTTTCTTCTGGCTACGGCAGATCGTCCAGAAACTCCAGCTGTCCTGCTTTTGAGGTCGTGCTGAAACGAGGTTCCTCGGTGGAATCCATCCATCGCGTCCATGCCGTCGTCTGTGATGCAAAAGGCAGAATCCTGATGAAGGCCGGACGGGCTGATCACGAAACCTTCGTGAGATCAGCACTCAAGCCCTTCCAGGCCTTGCCTGCCCTCAGCAGTGGCGCCTCCGGAAGCTATGACTTTGGCGATCGCGGCTTGGCGATCAGTTGTTCCTCCCATGCCGGGACTGCTGAACATGCCAGGGAAGCGTTCCGACTGCTTTGGAACGCCCAACTAGAGCCGGACGCTCTCCACTGTCCAATTCCAACTTGGGGTCACAGTCCACTGGAGCATAATTGCTCTGGAAAACATGCGGCATTCCTTGCCACATCACGAAAAATGGGGTGGCCCCTCGAGAGCTATCTCCAAGGTGATCATCCACTGCAGCAAGAAATCAATCGGCGCGTGGGGGAAATCCTTGGACTCCCGCCGCAGGAACTCGTGGCTGAGCGCGATGACTGTGGTGCGCCCACCCTGCTCCTACAGCTGTCCCAGATCGCCTTGCTCTATGCCCATCTCGGCGCTTCAACCCATGCAGAGCTAGAGCAAATCAGCAGAGCGATGCTCGCCCACCCCAAGCTTGTGGCCGGAGAGGGTCGCTTCGACACAGAGCTCATGTCCCGCTCACATCAGCAGGTGATTAGCAAGGGGGGCGCCGAAGGCGTTCAGTGCTTGAGCAGAACGGGAGATGGCCTGGGAGTTGCGATCAAGGTGGAAGATGGCTCTCGTCGTGCCAAACAGGCGGTCGCGCTGCATCTCCTGCGACAACTTGATTGGATCACTCAGGGGAGCCTGGACGAACTAGAGGACAAGATGTTGATCATCGGCCCAGGCCTGCGGCTCGAAGTGAAAGGAGAACTCCGCGCGTGA
- a CDS encoding CGLD27 family protein gives MAATISCPVPPDQRPQEEFSQLSQSWFFAWPRHRQIDLDKALVLSWLLIVPLTVLIASGSWSLRHDPVRLVLAGAVSGLVLPMLLLVRQWLGWSYVHKRLLSERVEYEESGWYDGQVWEKPLSWRERDLLLAQHEVRPILGRLGRAMATTTGLILGGASLCTAL, from the coding sequence ATGGCCGCGACAATCTCCTGCCCTGTTCCCCCGGACCAACGTCCCCAGGAAGAGTTTTCCCAGCTCAGCCAATCATGGTTTTTTGCCTGGCCGCGTCATCGACAAATCGATCTAGACAAAGCTTTGGTTTTGAGTTGGCTTCTGATCGTTCCTCTCACCGTGTTGATCGCGAGCGGTAGTTGGAGCTTGAGACACGATCCGGTTCGCCTCGTGCTGGCAGGTGCTGTTTCGGGGCTGGTTTTACCGATGTTGTTATTGGTGCGCCAATGGCTGGGTTGGAGCTATGTCCACAAGCGTCTTCTTTCTGAACGCGTGGAATACGAAGAATCCGGTTGGTATGACGGACAAGTTTGGGAAAAACCCTTGTCATGGCGCGAACGTGATCTGCTGCTTGCCCAACATGAAGTTCGCCCCATCCTTGGACGGCTAGGCAGAGCCATGGCCACAACCACAGGGCTGATTCTTGGTGGAGCCAGCCTCTGTACGGCGCTCTAA
- the carB gene encoding carbamoyl-phosphate synthase large subunit, with protein sequence MPRRNDLRRILLLGSGPIVIGQACEFDYSGTQACKALRAEGFEVILINSNPASIMTDPEMADRTYVEPLTPDVVTRVIEQERPDALLPTMGGQTALNLAVALAENGTLERFGVELIGADLKAIQKAEDRQLFKQAMERIGVHVCPSGIASNLDEAESVGASIGSYPRIIRPAFTLGGSGGGIAYNPEEFSAICKTGLDASPVSQILIEKSLLGWKEFELEVMRDLADNVVIVCSIENLDPMGVHTGDSITVAPAQTLTDREYQRLRDQSIAIIREIGVATGGSNIQFAINPADGEVVVIEMNPRVSRSSALASKATGFPIAKIAARLAIGYTLDEILNDITGKTPACFEPTIDYVVTKVPRFAFEKFRGSPAVLTTAMKSVGEAMAIGRCFEESFQKALRSLETGLSGWGGDRPEPSCSKTDLERSLRTPSPDRILAVRSAMLAGMTDDHIYELSHIDPWFLAKLRRLIDAESELLKDRTLEDLDEPALLKLKILGYSDRQIAWFVDSKELDVRERRDQLGVTPVFKTVDTCAAEFASSTPYHYSTYERPLFRLKPDGKLQPMAPSTEVVVETRPKLMILGGGPNRIGQGIEFDYCCCHASFSAQDQGFATVMLNSNPETVSTDYDSSDRLYFEPLTLEDVLNVIEAECPSGVIVQFGGQTPLKLALPLLNWLSTAKGVSTGTQIWGTSPESIDLAEDREQFEAILRKLDIRQPRNGLARSEVEARSIAGNVGYPVVVRPSYVLGGRAMEVVFDETELNRYMKEAVQVEPDHPVLIDQYLENAVEVDVDALCDREGTVVIGGLMEHIEPAGIHSGDSACCLPSISLSDDALAVIRRWSEALATTLKVQGLINLQFAVQRAVDGEEKVFIIEANPRASRTVPFVAKATGVPLARLATRLMAGETLSQVGLLKEPVPPLQTVKEAVLPFRRFPGADSLLGPEMRSTGEVMGSASDFGMAFAKAELAAGEALPTAGTVFLSTHDRDKTDLVPVARQLIGLGFKLIATSGTSRALREQGLEVESVLKVHEGRPNIEDLIRSGGVQLVINTPIGRQAAHDDRYLRRAALDYSVPTLTTLAGARAAVEAIEALQTRTIVIHALQDVHASLVGQ encoded by the coding sequence ATGCCCCGGCGGAACGATCTTCGTCGCATCCTCCTGTTGGGTTCCGGACCGATTGTGATCGGACAGGCCTGCGAGTTTGACTATTCAGGAACTCAGGCTTGTAAAGCCCTGAGGGCAGAGGGATTTGAGGTCATCCTGATCAACTCGAATCCGGCGTCGATCATGACGGATCCGGAAATGGCGGATCGAACGTACGTCGAGCCGCTCACGCCAGACGTTGTTACTCGTGTGATTGAACAGGAGCGGCCCGATGCTTTGCTTCCAACCATGGGAGGGCAGACCGCTCTCAATCTGGCGGTTGCTCTTGCCGAAAATGGAACGCTGGAGCGGTTTGGCGTTGAGCTGATCGGTGCTGATCTCAAAGCCATTCAAAAAGCAGAAGACCGTCAACTGTTCAAGCAGGCGATGGAGCGCATTGGCGTTCACGTTTGCCCGTCAGGAATCGCGTCCAATTTGGACGAGGCTGAATCGGTTGGTGCCTCGATTGGCAGCTATCCACGCATCATTCGACCCGCCTTCACGCTCGGTGGAAGTGGCGGCGGGATTGCCTATAACCCCGAGGAGTTCAGTGCCATTTGCAAGACGGGCCTGGATGCCAGTCCTGTCTCTCAAATTCTGATTGAGAAATCTCTTCTCGGCTGGAAGGAATTTGAGCTTGAGGTGATGCGTGATTTGGCAGACAACGTCGTGATTGTTTGCAGCATCGAGAATTTGGATCCCATGGGGGTCCACACCGGTGACTCGATCACCGTGGCACCAGCCCAAACGCTGACAGATCGGGAATACCAAAGGTTGCGAGATCAATCGATCGCGATCATTCGTGAGATCGGTGTGGCCACAGGTGGAAGCAATATCCAGTTCGCCATCAATCCGGCTGATGGCGAAGTGGTGGTGATCGAAATGAATCCAAGGGTGAGTCGCTCCTCTGCCTTGGCCAGCAAGGCCACTGGATTTCCGATTGCCAAGATCGCTGCGAGGTTGGCGATTGGATACACCCTCGATGAGATCCTCAACGACATCACTGGGAAGACACCAGCCTGTTTTGAGCCGACCATCGACTACGTGGTGACGAAAGTCCCTCGTTTTGCATTTGAAAAGTTCCGGGGATCTCCCGCTGTTTTGACAACCGCGATGAAGTCGGTTGGTGAGGCGATGGCCATCGGTCGTTGTTTCGAAGAGTCGTTCCAGAAAGCGTTGCGATCCCTGGAGACTGGCCTGTCCGGCTGGGGGGGGGATCGTCCGGAGCCCTCGTGCTCTAAAACCGATCTTGAACGCTCGCTACGAACACCTTCTCCCGATCGAATTTTAGCTGTGCGTAGCGCCATGCTGGCAGGAATGACGGATGATCACATTTATGAATTGAGCCATATTGATCCTTGGTTTCTTGCAAAGTTAAGGCGATTAATTGATGCTGAATCTGAGCTTTTAAAGGACCGTACGCTCGAAGATCTTGATGAACCAGCGCTGTTAAAACTTAAAATATTGGGGTATTCGGATCGTCAAATTGCCTGGTTTGTTGATAGTAAAGAGCTTGATGTGCGAGAGCGCAGGGATCAATTGGGCGTGACTCCTGTCTTTAAAACAGTGGATACATGCGCCGCTGAATTTGCCTCATCCACTCCTTATCACTACTCAACCTATGAGCGTCCGCTATTTCGCTTGAAGCCAGATGGAAAACTTCAACCCATGGCTCCCTCCACTGAAGTTGTCGTTGAAACAAGACCCAAGCTAATGATTTTGGGTGGAGGTCCTAATCGCATCGGCCAGGGTATTGAATTTGATTACTGTTGCTGTCACGCCTCTTTCTCTGCGCAGGATCAGGGTTTTGCGACGGTGATGTTAAACAGCAATCCTGAGACGGTCTCTACGGATTACGACAGCAGCGACCGTCTTTATTTTGAGCCTCTAACGCTCGAAGATGTGCTGAATGTGATTGAGGCAGAGTGCCCCAGTGGAGTGATTGTTCAATTTGGTGGGCAGACACCTCTCAAGCTTGCCTTGCCTCTTTTGAATTGGTTATCTACAGCGAAGGGAGTGTCGACCGGGACTCAAATTTGGGGGACTTCACCAGAATCTATCGATCTCGCGGAAGATCGAGAACAGTTCGAGGCCATTTTGCGGAAACTCGATATCCGACAACCTCGTAATGGTCTAGCTCGAAGTGAAGTTGAAGCGCGATCCATTGCTGGCAACGTTGGCTATCCCGTCGTGGTTCGCCCCTCCTATGTCTTAGGTGGGCGCGCTATGGAAGTTGTCTTCGACGAGACGGAGCTCAATCGCTATATGAAAGAGGCTGTTCAAGTAGAGCCAGATCACCCTGTACTGATTGATCAGTATCTAGAAAATGCTGTTGAGGTTGATGTTGATGCCCTTTGCGATCGTGAGGGTACCGTTGTGATTGGAGGCTTGATGGAACATATCGAACCGGCAGGAATTCACTCTGGAGATTCAGCCTGTTGTTTGCCTTCTATTTCTCTGAGTGATGATGCTTTGGCTGTTATTCGGCGTTGGAGTGAGGCGTTAGCGACAACATTGAAAGTTCAAGGATTGATCAATTTGCAATTTGCGGTTCAACGTGCTGTTGATGGAGAAGAGAAGGTGTTCATCATCGAAGCCAATCCCCGTGCATCTCGAACGGTTCCCTTTGTGGCCAAAGCCACCGGTGTTCCTTTGGCCCGACTGGCAACACGCCTGATGGCTGGTGAAACCTTGAGTCAGGTTGGTCTGCTGAAGGAGCCCGTTCCTCCTTTGCAAACCGTCAAAGAAGCGGTGCTTCCCTTCCGGCGTTTTCCAGGGGCCGATTCTCTTCTCGGTCCCGAGATGCGCTCGACTGGTGAAGTGATGGGTTCTGCATCTGATTTCGGCATGGCTTTTGCCAAGGCAGAACTCGCGGCAGGGGAAGCGCTGCCTACCGCCGGAACCGTCTTTCTTTCCACGCATGATCGCGACAAGACGGATTTGGTGCCTGTGGCGCGCCAGCTGATTGGATTGGGCTTCAAGTTGATTGCCACGTCTGGAACTTCCAGGGCTTTGCGTGAGCAAGGGTTGGAGGTTGAGTCTGTCCTCAAAGTGCATGAGGGACGCCCCAACATCGAAGACTTGATTCGCTCTGGTGGGGTGCAGTTGGTGATCAATACGCCGATTGGACGTCAAGCTGCTCACGATGATCGCTATTTGCGCCGGGCCGCTCTCGACTATTCCGTTCCCACCCTCACCACACTGGCTGGTGCGCGTGCGGCTGTTGAGGCGATTGAAGCCTTGCAAACTCGAACAATCGTGATTCATGCCCTACAAGACGTCCACGCATCGCTTGTTGGCCAGTAG
- the rsfS gene encoding ribosome silencing factor yields MDSEQLAELAAEACDDRKGVDIQLIRVEEVSSLADWLVIAGGQSDVQVKAMARSVEDRLEEEAQRLPLRKEGLNEGRWALLDYGELIVHILQSQERSYYDLEAFWSHGERRPHLASETSVGL; encoded by the coding sequence ATGGATAGTGAACAACTCGCTGAGCTTGCAGCCGAGGCTTGCGATGACCGCAAGGGTGTGGATATCCAGCTGATTCGGGTCGAAGAGGTCTCAAGCCTGGCCGATTGGTTAGTGATTGCAGGCGGTCAGAGTGACGTTCAGGTCAAGGCCATGGCTCGATCGGTTGAAGACCGCCTGGAAGAGGAAGCGCAACGACTCCCCCTACGCAAGGAAGGGCTGAATGAAGGTCGCTGGGCCCTGCTGGATTACGGCGAGTTGATTGTTCACATCCTGCAATCGCAGGAACGCAGTTATTACGACCTAGAAGCGTTCTGGAGTCACGGTGAACGCCGTCCCCATCTAGCGTCCGAGACATCCGTAGGCCTCTGA